The proteins below come from a single Oerskovia jenensis genomic window:
- a CDS encoding VOC family protein — translation MARTVQITFDAADPRGLGAFWCEALGYVEQPPPEGFADWEAAMAAWGMSPDRYNAFYAVVDPDGAGPRIFIQQVPEPKTAKNRMHIDVGVEGDGAERVGNVRSHAAHLVSLGASVLQEMDENGEFWIVLQDPEGNEFCVQ, via the coding sequence ATGGCACGCACGGTCCAGATCACGTTCGACGCAGCGGACCCGCGGGGTCTGGGGGCGTTCTGGTGCGAGGCGTTGGGCTACGTCGAGCAGCCGCCGCCGGAGGGGTTCGCCGACTGGGAGGCTGCGATGGCGGCCTGGGGCATGAGCCCGGACCGCTACAACGCGTTCTATGCGGTGGTGGACCCGGACGGTGCGGGGCCACGGATCTTCATCCAGCAGGTCCCCGAGCCGAAGACCGCCAAGAACCGCATGCACATCGACGTGGGGGTCGAGGGGGACGGGGCCGAGCGGGTGGGCAACGTCCGGTCGCACGCGGCGCACCTCGTCTCGCTCGGGGCGTCCGTGCTCCAGGAGATGGACGAGAACGGAGAGTTCTGGATCGTCCTGCAGGACCCGGAGGGCAACGAGTTCTGCGTGCAGTGA
- a CDS encoding TerC family protein: MDVPVWMWVATIGMILAMLAFDFVGHVRTPHAPTLKEASWWSAGYVGIAILFGVGIWAYFGSVYGGEYFAGYITEKSLSVDNLFVFVLIMTSFRVPRLYQQKVLLIGITIALVLRTIFIFLGAALIENFSWVFYIFGAFLIYTAYTQVKSAREHEDEEYKENGVLRLTRRFFPTTDAYVEDKMFTKIDGKRYITPMLIVMIAIGSADLLFAVDSIPAIFGLTQETFLVFAANAFSLLGLRQLYFLIDGLLDRLVYLAWGLAAILGFIGIKLLIHALHKNEIPFINGGEHVTVIPEISTALSLSFILVTLAITTIASLAKDKSDRRRLEKETY, translated from the coding sequence ATGGATGTTCCTGTCTGGATGTGGGTCGCGACGATCGGCATGATCCTCGCGATGCTGGCCTTCGACTTCGTGGGCCACGTCCGCACCCCGCACGCCCCCACGCTCAAGGAAGCGTCGTGGTGGTCCGCCGGCTACGTCGGCATCGCGATCCTCTTCGGGGTCGGGATCTGGGCGTATTTCGGCTCGGTCTACGGCGGTGAGTACTTCGCCGGGTACATCACCGAGAAGAGCCTGTCGGTCGACAACCTCTTCGTGTTCGTCCTCATCATGACGAGCTTCCGGGTGCCCAGGCTGTACCAGCAGAAGGTCCTGCTGATCGGTATCACGATCGCCCTGGTCCTGCGCACGATCTTCATCTTCCTGGGTGCCGCGCTGATCGAGAACTTCAGCTGGGTCTTCTACATCTTCGGGGCCTTCCTCATCTACACCGCCTACACGCAGGTCAAGAGCGCGCGGGAGCACGAGGACGAGGAGTACAAGGAGAACGGCGTCCTGCGCCTCACGCGTCGCTTCTTCCCGACGACGGACGCGTACGTCGAGGACAAGATGTTCACGAAGATCGACGGCAAGCGCTACATCACGCCGATGCTCATCGTGATGATCGCCATCGGCAGCGCCGACCTGCTGTTCGCGGTCGACTCGATCCCCGCGATCTTCGGTCTCACGCAGGAGACGTTCCTCGTCTTCGCGGCCAACGCGTTCTCGCTGCTCGGCCTGCGCCAGCTCTACTTCCTGATCGACGGCCTGCTCGACCGCCTGGTGTACCTCGCCTGGGGCCTGGCCGCGATCCTCGGCTTCATCGGGATCAAGCTCCTCATCCACGCGCTGCACAAGAACGAGATCCCGTTCATCAACGGCGGTGAGCACGTCACGGTCATCCCGGAGATCTCGACGGCCCTCTCGCTCAGCTTCATCCTGGTCACGCTGGCCATCACGACGATCGCGAGCCTCGCCAAGGACAAGAGCGACCGTCGTCGTCTGGAGAAGGAAACCTACTGA